In Felis catus isolate Fca126 chromosome E1, F.catus_Fca126_mat1.0, whole genome shotgun sequence, the following proteins share a genomic window:
- the GP1BA gene encoding platelet glycoprotein Ib alpha chain translates to MPLLLLLLLLPSPSRPQSVCEVSQVTSQVEVNCDNRGLKAPPPDLPADTAILRLGENPLGTFSTASLLPLTRLAQLHLSQSQLTHLQMDGTLPALETLDVSHNNLRSLPPLGRALPALNTLDASFNELTSLSHSALDGLSRLHELYLHGNKLKTLPPGLLAPTPRLRKLNLADNKLNELPPGLLEGLEELDTLYLQGNWLRTIPKNFFGDLLLPFAFLHGNPWSCDCEILYFTRWLQDNPNNVYLWKEGVDVKAMTPNVQSVRCVNLANTPVYTYPGKGCPTLGDADIGYDEYEDEDPFTTAGVTLSTNAKARTTHWPPFYPTSADYPHSQMPYLSSTQESTESQNTSVTTPEPTTTPPTAEPPTTPPTVQPPTTTPTTEPPTTPTTMPPTTPPTPEPPTTPTTTTSPTPEPPTTPTTTTSPTPEPTIPPTTPTTSQITTFLTTPKATSFLTIWPRATTTLPEAQGVARENVRSPRNDPSLGGDTCCLLPLGFYVLGLLWLLFASAVLILLLARDHRVTPQAPATATYTTHLELQRGKQVPVPRAWLLFLAGSLPTFRSSLFLWVRANGRVGPLVAGRRPSALSLGRGQDLLGTVGIRYSGHSL, encoded by the coding sequence ATGCCTCTCCtcctgttgctgctgttgctgccgAGCCCTTCCCGCCCCCAGTCCGTCTGCGAGGTCTCCCAGGTGACCAGCCAGGTGGAAGTGAACTGTGACAACCGGGGGCTCAAGGCGCCGCCTCCCGACCTGCCGGCCGACACGGCCATCCTCCGCCTGGGCGAGAACCCCCTGGGCACCTTCTCCACGGCCTCCCTGCTGCCTCTGACCCGGCTCGCCCAGCTgcacctgagccaaagccagctGACCCACCTGCAGATGGACGGGACGCTGCCCGCGCTGGAGACCCTGGACGTCTCCCACAACAACCTGCGAAGCCTGCCCCCGCTGGGACGGGCCCTGCCGGCGCTCAACACCCTCGACGCGTCCTTCAACGAGCTGACCTCGCTGTCCCATAGCGCCCTGGACGGCCTGAGCCGACTCCACGAGCTCTACCTGCACGGCAACAAGCTGAAGACGCTGCCGCCCGGGCTCCTGGCGCCCACCCCCCGGCTGAGGAAGCTCAACCTGGCCGACAACAAGTTGAACGAGCTGCCCCCCGGGCTCCTGGAAGGACTGGAGGAGCTCGACACCCTGTACCTCCAGGGGAACTGGCTGCGGACCATCCCGAAGAACTTCTTTGGGGACCTCCTCCTGCCCTTCGCTTTCCTGCACGGCAACCCCTGGTCCTGCGACTGCGAGATCCTCTACTTCACTCGCTGGCTGCAAGACAACCCCAATAACGTCTACTTGTGGAAGGAGGGAGTAGACGTCAAGGCCATGACCCCCAACGTGCAAAGCGTGCGATGCGTCAACTTGGCCAACACACCCGTCTACACCTACCCGGGGAAGGGCTGCCCCACCCTCGGGGATGCGGACATAGGCTATGACGAGTATGAGGACGAGGACCCCTTCACCACGGCTGGGGTCACGCTCTCCACCAACGCCAAAGCCCGCACAACCCACTGGCCCCCATTCTACCCAACGTCTGCTGATTATCCACACAGCCAGATGCCCTATCTGTCTTCTACCCAAGAGTCCACTGAGAGTCAGAATACATCCGTGACCACCCCGGAACCCACGACGACCCCCCCCACCGCGGAGCCCCCCACGACTCCCCCCACCGTGcagccccccaccaccacccccaccacggAGCCCCCCACGACCCCCACCACGATGCCCCCCacgaccccccccaccccggagcccCCCACGACCCCCACCACCACGACCTCCCCCACCCCGGAGCCCCCCACGACCCCCACCACGACGACCTCCCCCACCCCGGAGCCCACCataccccccaccaccccaaccaCCTCTCAAATAACCACATTCTTAACCACCCCCAAAGCCACCTCATTCCTTACGATCTGGCCACGTGCCACAACTACCCTCCCAGAGGCTCAGGGGGTGGCTCGAGAGAATGTACGCAGCCCCAGAAATGACCCTTCCCTCGGCGGGGACACGTGCTGCCTCCTTCCCCTGGGCTTCTACGTTTTGGGTCTCCTCTGGCTTCTGTTTGCTTCCGCGGTCCTTATCCTCCTACTGGCCCGGGACCACCGTGTGACGCCACAGGCCCCGGCCACAGCCACATACACCACGCATCTGGAGCTGCAGAGGGGGAAGCAAGTGCCCGTGCCCCGCGCCTGGCTCCTTTTCCTTGCAGGCTCACTGCCCACTTTCCGCTCCAGCCTCTTCCTGTGGGTGCGGGCTAACGGCCGCGTGGGGCCTCTGGTGGCAGGACGGCGGCCCTCAGCCCTGAGTCTGGGTCGTGGTCAGGACCTGCTGGGCACGGTGGGCATTAGGTACTCTGGCCACAGCCTCTGA